From Sodalis glossinidius str. 'morsitans', the proteins below share one genomic window:
- a CDS encoding flagellar hook-length control protein FliK, with product MARLDQLLAYELECRQKLQSGMVSGDYENFQHFILTLETAIAQHRQALNQWKEKLQQAIALWQSKQQRLNALSTLHSRQEQAEHLRENRLDQKKRQPYRQSRPAAVAPASAPSATDVAALFPTSLSGTTAATATPPSAMIASQLGSDEWQQAIEQQLVMFARNNQSNAELRLHPADLGTLQISLHMQDNQLQIHMVSDHAQVRDTLQAALPHLRTALAESGIQLGKISINYLFYSGH from the coding sequence GTGGCCAGATTGGATCAATTGCTGGCGTACGAGCTAGAGTGCCGACAAAAGCTGCAATCCGGCATGGTCTCCGGCGATTATGAAAACTTTCAGCACTTCATTTTGACGCTGGAAACCGCTATCGCCCAGCACCGCCAGGCGCTCAATCAGTGGAAAGAAAAATTACAGCAGGCGATTGCGCTTTGGCAGAGTAAACAGCAACGGTTAAATGCCTTGAGCACGCTGCATTCGCGTCAGGAACAGGCGGAGCACTTGCGTGAAAACCGCCTGGATCAGAAAAAACGACAGCCGTACCGGCAATCTCGACCCGCGGCGGTAGCGCCGGCTTCGGCACCTTCAGCGACCGATGTCGCCGCGCTGTTTCCCACCTCTTTGAGTGGCACCACCGCGGCCACCGCCACCCCGCCGTCGGCGATGATTGCCTCACAATTGGGCAGCGACGAATGGCAGCAGGCCATAGAGCAGCAGTTAGTGATGTTCGCCCGCAATAACCAGAGCAACGCCGAATTGCGCCTGCACCCGGCCGATCTCGGTACACTGCAAATCTCCCTGCATATGCAGGATAATCAATTGCAGATCCATATGGTGTCGGATCATGCCCAGGTACGGGATACGCTACAGGCAGCGCTGCCCCATTTGCGCACGGCGCTGGCGGAAAGCGGGATACAGCTCGGCAAAATAAGCATAAATTACTTATTCTATTCCGGCCATTGA
- the fliQ gene encoding flagellar biosynthesis protein FliQ, with the protein MTPESVMALGHEGMLIALALAAPLLLAALFSGLIISLLQAATQVNEMTLSFIPKILAVVATITLAGPWMLNLILDYMRTLLTNLPLMAV; encoded by the coding sequence ATGACACCGGAATCGGTAATGGCCCTCGGCCATGAAGGCATGCTCATCGCACTGGCGCTGGCAGCGCCGCTACTGCTGGCGGCCCTGTTCAGCGGCCTTATCATCAGCCTGCTCCAGGCCGCCACCCAGGTCAACGAAATGACGCTCTCGTTTATCCCGAAAATTCTGGCGGTGGTGGCCACCATCACCCTCGCCGGTCCCTGGATGCTAAATCTGATTTTGGACTACATGCGCACCCTGTTGACCAATCTGCCGCTCATGGCAGTCTAA
- the fliN gene encoding flagellar motor switch protein FliN, producing the protein MTEPTKPSAADDLWAEALVQQGGDRERAVSTDGIFSPLAGKGGNGSLQDIDLIMDIPVKMTVELGRTKMTIKELLRLAQGSVVALDGLAGEPLDILINGYLIAQGEVVVADKYGVRITSIITPSERMRRLSR; encoded by the coding sequence ATGACTGAGCCGACCAAACCGTCTGCCGCGGACGATCTGTGGGCTGAAGCGCTTGTGCAGCAGGGCGGCGATCGGGAACGGGCGGTGTCCACCGACGGCATTTTCTCCCCGCTGGCGGGAAAAGGTGGCAACGGATCGCTACAGGATATCGACCTGATTATGGATATCCCGGTCAAGATGACCGTGGAGCTTGGGCGCACCAAAATGACCATCAAAGAGCTGTTGCGTCTGGCGCAAGGTTCAGTAGTCGCGCTGGACGGCCTGGCGGGCGAGCCGCTGGATATCCTTATCAACGGTTATCTTATCGCTCAGGGGGAAGTGGTGGTGGCGGACAAATACGGCGTTCGCATCACCAGCATCATCACGCCGTCCGAGCGGATGCGCAGGTTGAGCCGCTAA
- the fliO gene encoding flagellar biosynthetic protein FliO, whose product MTASPLRGSPPTTADNASAPAGYGATTSAAQMHSAPAQQLTLTCHAATAPATNGQPALAERSALSGHDAAVPAATARSALTRQTHPAASGGEFATAPAFSASGALTQVGGALLGILLLIVIGGWLLKTLRLTPAGRGGNRLMVRASCSVGAREKVVIMQVEETWLVLGITPQHITTLHTLSAPEQPERGDSGPAPEDFRQRLLRQIRQRSGNA is encoded by the coding sequence ATGACCGCTTCGCCGTTACGCGGCTCTCCGCCGACCACCGCCGACAACGCTAGCGCGCCGGCCGGCTATGGCGCCACCACATCCGCCGCCCAGATGCACTCGGCGCCGGCGCAACAGCTCACTCTAACCTGTCACGCCGCAACCGCACCGGCTACAAACGGTCAGCCCGCGCTAGCGGAACGGTCCGCTCTGAGCGGTCATGACGCCGCCGTGCCGGCGGCAACCGCTCGGTCCGCATTGACGAGACAAACACACCCTGCCGCCTCGGGGGGAGAGTTTGCCACCGCGCCAGCCTTCAGCGCCAGCGGCGCGCTCACCCAGGTTGGCGGCGCGCTGCTCGGTATCCTGCTGCTTATCGTCATTGGCGGCTGGCTGCTGAAAACCCTGCGTCTGACGCCGGCCGGGCGCGGCGGCAATCGGCTGATGGTCCGGGCCAGCTGTAGCGTCGGGGCGCGGGAGAAGGTGGTGATTATGCAGGTCGAGGAAACCTGGCTGGTGCTGGGGATCACGCCGCAGCACATTACTACGCTACATACTTTGTCCGCCCCCGAGCAGCCTGAACGCGGCGATAGCGGCCCCGCGCCGGAGGATTTTCGCCAGCGGTTATTGCGGCAAATTCGCCAGCGGAGCGGTAACGCATGA
- a CDS encoding M28 family peptidase, giving the protein MCISPVWGNPSLETVANLPRCPFVSVLQADGDAIRADLARELLTATMTTEVDIGWRKTPILVTQMNVAEANEPFVLFSGHHDTWHYGVMENGSANATMIEVARVCAQERHLWRRGLRICFWSGHSHGRYSSSAWYADEHWHELNRRCVAHVNIDSPRGVGRQSGEYRRDDRTASAGGRRHYGRDRAGSGRQAQGPLRG; this is encoded by the coding sequence ATGTGTATCTCGCCGGTGTGGGGGAATCCGTCGCTGGAAACGGTGGCAAACTTGCCGCGCTGTCCTTTCGTTTCGGTGTTGCAGGCGGACGGCGATGCCATCCGCGCCGATCTGGCCCGGGAACTGTTAACCGCAACCATGACCACCGAGGTGGATATCGGTTGGCGCAAAACGCCGATTTTAGTCACGCAGATGAACGTGGCGGAGGCTAACGAGCCGTTTGTCCTATTCTCCGGCCATCATGACACCTGGCATTACGGCGTGATGGAAAACGGCTCCGCCAACGCCACCATGATCGAAGTGGCGCGCGTCTGCGCCCAGGAACGCCATCTGTGGCGGCGCGGCTTGCGTATTTGTTTTTGGTCCGGCCATTCCCACGGTCGCTACTCCAGCTCCGCCTGGTATGCGGATGAACATTGGCACGAGCTCAATCGCCGCTGCGTGGCGCATGTCAATATCGACAGCCCGAGAGGTGTCGGCCGGCAATCTGGCGAATACCGGCGTGATGACCGAACTGCATCCGCTGGCGGCCGGCGCCATTATGGCCGAGACAGGGCAGGCTCTGGCCGGCAAGCGCAAGGCCCGCTCCGCGGATGA
- a CDS encoding IclR family transcriptional regulator domain-containing protein — translation MNAIIGRRRPLHTGSSKIFLAFMPEEERARLADIRQQHYNISRGEVSDDLLSISAPVFAAEQWVVATMSISAPAARAG, via the coding sequence GTGAATGCCATTATCGGCCGCCGACGCCCCTTACATACCGGCTCAAGCAAGATTTTTCTGGCGTTTATGCCGGAGGAGGAGCGCGCGCGGCTGGCTGACATCCGCCAGCAGCATTACAACATCAGCCGCGGCGAAGTGAGCGATGATTTGCTGTCCATCTCCGCACCGGTGTTTGCCGCCGAGCAATGGGTGGTGGCCACCATGAGTATCTCGGCGCCGGCGGCGCGGGCGGGTTGA
- the fliP gene encoding flagellar type III secretion system pore protein FliP (The bacterial flagellar biogenesis protein FliP forms a type III secretion system (T3SS)-type pore required for flagellar assembly.), translating into MLLFAPACFAQLPSIISQPLPGGSQNWSLPVQTLVFLTSLTFIPAALLMMTSFTRIIIVLGLLRSAIGTPSAPPNQVLLGLALFLTFFVMSPVLDSIYTEAYLPLSENKISMQTALERGSQPLRAFMLRQTREADLGLFARLANVPPLEGPEAVPMRILLPAYVTSELKTAFQIGFTLFIPFLIIDLVVASVLMALGMMMVPPATISLPFKLMLFVLVDGWQLLLSSLAQSFYS; encoded by the coding sequence ATGCTGCTGTTCGCCCCGGCCTGCTTCGCGCAATTACCCAGCATTATCAGCCAGCCGCTGCCCGGCGGCAGTCAGAACTGGTCGTTGCCGGTACAGACGCTGGTGTTTTTGACCTCGCTGACCTTTATTCCGGCGGCTCTATTGATGATGACCAGTTTCACCCGCATCATCATCGTGCTGGGGCTATTGCGCAGCGCCATTGGTACCCCGTCGGCGCCCCCCAATCAGGTGCTGCTGGGTTTGGCGCTATTTTTGACCTTTTTTGTCATGTCGCCGGTGCTGGATTCCATTTACACCGAGGCCTATCTGCCGTTGAGCGAAAATAAAATTTCGATGCAGACCGCGCTGGAGCGGGGATCGCAGCCGTTGCGCGCCTTTATGCTGCGCCAAACGCGGGAGGCGGATCTGGGTCTGTTCGCCCGCCTGGCCAACGTGCCGCCTCTGGAGGGACCGGAGGCGGTGCCGATGCGCATCCTGCTGCCGGCCTATGTCACCAGCGAGCTGAAAACGGCCTTCCAGATAGGGTTTACGCTGTTTATTCCTTTTTTGATTATCGATCTGGTGGTGGCCTCGGTGCTAATGGCCTTGGGGATGATGATGGTACCGCCGGCGACCATCTCGCTACCGTTCAAACTGATGCTCTTCGTGCTGGTGGATGGCTGGCAGCTGCTGCTCAGCTCGCTGGCGCAAAGTTTTTATAGCTAG
- the fliM gene encoding flagellar motor switch protein FliM produces the protein MADSILSQAEIDELLNGDDIVEQPTSPSAEPEIKPYDPYIQRRVVRERLQALEIINERFARHFRMGLFNLLRRSPDITVGAIQIQPYHEFARNLPVPTNLNLIHLKPLRGTALFVFSPILVFIAADNLFGGDGRFPIRMEGREFTHTEQRIIRRMLRLALEGYQEAWQAIYQLTIEYVHAEMQVKLTNITSSPNDIMVTTPFHVEIGSLIGEFYICIPFSMIEPLRELLANPPLEDQSWRENLVRQIQHSELELVANFTDVSLQLSEILKLAPADVLNIEKPEHITAYVDGVPVLTGHVDQLINPVLNSQNEESPND, from the coding sequence ATGGCCGACAGCATCCTATCGCAGGCGGAAATCGATGAGTTGCTCAACGGCGACGATATCGTCGAGCAGCCGACCAGCCCCAGCGCCGAACCGGAGATCAAGCCCTACGATCCGTACATCCAACGACGGGTGGTGCGCGAACGATTGCAGGCGCTGGAAATTATTAACGAGCGTTTCGCCCGCCATTTCCGCATGGGACTGTTCAATTTGTTGCGCCGCAGCCCGGACATTACCGTCGGCGCCATTCAGATCCAGCCTTACCATGAGTTTGCCCGCAATTTACCGGTGCCGACTAATCTGAATCTTATTCATCTCAAGCCGCTGCGCGGTACGGCGCTGTTTGTGTTTTCACCCATTCTGGTGTTTATCGCGGCGGATAACCTGTTTGGCGGCGACGGACGCTTCCCCATCCGGATGGAAGGCCGGGAGTTTACCCATACCGAACAGCGGATTATCCGCCGTATGCTGCGTCTGGCGCTGGAAGGGTATCAGGAGGCATGGCAGGCCATCTACCAGCTCACTATCGAATATGTCCACGCCGAGATGCAGGTGAAGTTAACCAATATTACCTCCTCGCCTAACGATATCATGGTGACCACCCCGTTCCACGTGGAAATTGGGTCCCTGATAGGGGAATTTTATATCTGTATTCCATTTTCCATGATCGAGCCTCTGCGTGAATTGCTGGCCAACCCGCCGCTGGAAGATCAAAGCTGGCGCGAAAACCTGGTACGTCAGATCCAGCACTCCGAACTGGAGCTCGTGGCGAATTTTACCGACGTGTCGCTGCAGCTATCGGAAATTTTAAAACTGGCGCCGGCGGATGTACTAAACATCGAAAAACCCGAGCATATCACCGCCTATGTGGATGGCGTGCCGGTGCTCACCGGCCACGTCGACCAATTGATTAATCCCGTATTGAACTCCCAGAATGAGGAGTCACCCAATGACTGA
- a CDS encoding aldehyde dehydrogenase family protein — translation MGHDRRRAQALARQIECGRVLINTLDHEPQAPFGGMKQSGLGREMGHAGLSGAESRIRGLSTAPASFRALHWPTDPFWQC, via the coding sequence GTGGGCCACGACCGCCGTCGTGCGCAGGCGTTGGCGCGGCAAATTGAGTGCGGCCGTGTGTTGATTAATACGCTTGATCATGAGCCGCAGGCGCCGTTCGGCGGTATGAAACAATCGGGTCTGGGGCGCGAAATGGGGCATGCTGGCCTATCTGGAGCCGAAAGCCGTATTAGAGGGCTGAGCACCGCGCCAGCGTCATTCCGCGCGCTGCACTGGCCAACAGATCCTTTTTGGCAATGCTGA
- the fliR gene encoding flagellar biosynthetic protein FliR, whose amino-acid sequence MLHWDSGQLAALLPQLFWPLLRILALISTAPLFSEKSILAPIKLGLGILIALLIAPSLPAVDSPLFSLAGFWLALKQILIGTALGLTMQLTFAAVRMAGEVIGLQMGLSFTTFFDPASGLNTPLLARLLNLLALLVFISLNGHLWLLSLLADSFHILPLDSQLMDPGAFMALARAGGIIFLNGMMLALPLICMLMTLNIALGLLNRITPQLTVFVIGFPLTLTVGILTFSLLLPLPLLAPSWEKMMGEVFDLLSEILRGMTR is encoded by the coding sequence GTGCTGCATTGGGATAGCGGCCAGCTCGCGGCGCTGCTGCCGCAACTGTTTTGGCCGCTGCTGCGTATTCTGGCGCTTATCAGTACCGCCCCGCTGTTCAGCGAAAAATCGATTCTCGCGCCTATAAAGCTGGGGCTGGGCATTCTCATCGCCCTGCTTATCGCCCCCTCGCTGCCCGCCGTCGACTCGCCGTTGTTTTCATTGGCCGGCTTTTGGCTCGCCCTCAAGCAAATCCTGATAGGCACCGCCCTCGGCCTGACGATGCAGTTGACCTTCGCCGCCGTACGCATGGCCGGCGAGGTCATCGGGCTGCAAATGGGGCTCTCTTTCACGACCTTTTTTGATCCCGCCAGCGGTTTGAATACCCCGCTGTTGGCGCGCCTGCTCAATCTGCTCGCCCTGCTGGTGTTTATCAGCCTGAACGGCCACTTGTGGCTATTGTCGCTGCTGGCGGACAGCTTTCATATTTTGCCGCTGGACAGTCAGCTGATGGATCCCGGTGCCTTTATGGCGCTGGCCCGCGCCGGCGGCATTATTTTCTTGAATGGCATGATGCTGGCGCTGCCGCTTATCTGTATGCTAATGACACTCAATATCGCACTGGGATTACTGAACCGCATCACGCCGCAGTTAACGGTGTTCGTTATCGGCTTTCCCCTTACCCTGACGGTGGGCATTCTGACCTTTAGCCTGCTGCTGCCGCTGCCGTTGCTAGCGCCATCCTGGGAAAAAATGATGGGAGAAGTGTTCGACCTGCTGTCGGAGATCCTCCGCGGGATGACCCGCTGA
- the fliL gene encoding flagellar basal body-associated protein FliL yields MSESARPIARTSAPWITPLVIVLIAASGAAGYFWWQLRAAATTSLAPPPAPVFMVLETFTVNVANPDNDLDRVLYVGLTLRLPNEETRKTFNDYLPLVHSRLLLSRQQAGELASPQGKQGLIDKIKQTLAEPLVAGQPPQVVDDVLFTAFILR; encoded by the coding sequence ATGTCTGAATCCGCGCGTCCCATCGCCCGCACGTCCGCCCCCTGGATCACGCCGCTGGTCATCGTCCTCATTGCCGCCAGCGGAGCGGCGGGTTATTTTTGGTGGCAATTGCGTGCCGCTGCGACAACGTCTCTGGCGCCGCCGCCCGCGCCGGTCTTTATGGTGCTGGAAACCTTTACCGTCAACGTCGCCAATCCCGATAACGACTTGGACCGGGTACTGTATGTCGGCCTGACCCTGCGTCTGCCCAATGAAGAGACGCGCAAAACCTTCAATGATTATCTGCCGCTGGTACACAGCCGCCTGTTGCTGTCGCGCCAGCAGGCCGGCGAACTGGCCAGCCCGCAGGGCAAGCAAGGACTCATCGATAAGATAAAGCAAACCTTGGCCGAACCGTTGGTCGCCGGGCAACCGCCGCAAGTGGTGGACGACGTGCTGTTTACCGCTTTCATTCTGCGCTGA